One window from the genome of candidate division KSB1 bacterium encodes:
- a CDS encoding TolC family protein: MITMNHQFKIFRILFIISILLFLLVSYSTAQEKKLLTLKDAIAISLEKSYRMKTLRLSLVQAEENLHAAKGRFKTNADIRFDMPSWSESVSEIQVQNALPVFNTTSRLRFQGIFDINQPLPTDGIFTLRGFVYHRDVSTFTADLTQDIKRKEVYTSLSLRFQQPLFTINRLKLGLNNANLNYERTALRYKRSELDIVYLVTQAFFNLYQATRLEQIANDDANQQQELYDLASKKYEAGLIPEVEALQMEVDLAESKNALVEAQGNLARSEDVFKQLIGLKFSDNIGVQTDFDFSKITVDLDKAITMALANRSEIRESKIDVELAKLAVKEADARSEIRGDIEAFYDITGISDPSLPYGSAPGTLFDSSFEDMRRRPNNRGVVFTLSMPIWDWGVNSAEVAAADANLSTVALGLDEQHKTITREVREVVGKLNEAENRLEVLIKNQEVAQKAFDISIERFNNGDITVQELALDRNRLTQSKFSYLNAYIDYKLSLADLKRKTMFDFEKNQSIIGIE, from the coding sequence ATGATTACAATGAACCATCAGTTTAAAATATTCCGAATTCTGTTTATCATATCTATCTTGCTTTTCCTCCTTGTAAGTTATTCAACAGCCCAAGAGAAGAAACTCCTCACATTAAAAGACGCTATTGCAATTTCGCTGGAAAAAAGCTACCGGATGAAGACATTGCGGTTAAGTTTGGTGCAAGCCGAAGAGAATCTCCATGCAGCCAAAGGTAGATTTAAAACCAATGCCGATATACGATTTGATATGCCAAGTTGGAGTGAATCGGTCAGTGAAATCCAGGTCCAGAACGCTTTGCCGGTTTTTAATACAACCAGCCGACTTCGTTTCCAGGGTATCTTTGATATAAACCAGCCGTTGCCTACCGATGGGATATTCACACTGCGTGGATTTGTCTATCACAGGGATGTTTCTACATTCACCGCCGATTTAACCCAGGATATAAAGCGCAAGGAAGTTTATACATCATTGAGCCTTCGTTTCCAGCAACCGCTTTTTACAATTAATCGATTAAAATTAGGATTAAATAATGCCAATCTAAACTACGAACGCACCGCCCTTCGTTATAAGAGAAGCGAATTAGATATCGTATATTTAGTGACACAAGCGTTCTTCAATTTATATCAAGCAACTCGACTAGAACAAATCGCAAATGATGATGCAAACCAGCAACAGGAACTATACGATCTCGCCAGCAAAAAATATGAAGCAGGTTTAATTCCAGAGGTAGAGGCTTTACAAATGGAAGTCGATTTGGCTGAAAGCAAGAATGCTTTAGTCGAAGCCCAGGGTAATCTGGCAAGAAGCGAGGATGTTTTTAAACAGTTAATCGGTTTGAAATTTTCCGACAATATCGGCGTACAAACCGATTTTGATTTTTCAAAAATCACTGTAGATCTGGATAAAGCAATCACTATGGCGCTGGCAAACCGATCTGAAATTCGTGAATCAAAAATAGATGTTGAACTGGCCAAACTCGCCGTTAAAGAAGCGGACGCCAGGAGTGAAATACGCGGTGATATTGAGGCGTTTTATGATATTACCGGAATTAGCGATCCCTCTCTTCCGTATGGCTCCGCGCCAGGTACATTATTTGATTCAAGTTTTGAAGATATGAGGAGACGGCCCAATAATCGTGGTGTTGTATTTACACTTTCAATGCCAATCTGGGACTGGGGTGTAAATTCAGCCGAGGTGGCGGCGGCAGATGCTAATTTGTCCACCGTGGCATTAGGGCTTGATGAGCAACATAAAACCATCACACGAGAGGTGCGTGAAGTTGTAGGGAAGCTGAATGAAGCAGAGAATCGATTGGAAGTTTTGATTAAAAACCAGGAAGTAGCTCAAAAAGCTTTCGATATATCCATTGAAAGATTTAACAATGGCGATATAACAGTTCAGGAACTCGCATTGGACAGAAATAGACTCACTCAGTCGAAGTTTTCTTATCTAAATGCTTATATCGATTACAAATTGTCACTGGCTGATTTGAAGCGCAAGACGATGTTCGATTTCGAAAAAAATCAAAGTATAATTGGCATTGAATAG
- a CDS encoding HNH endonuclease produces MAVNQAERAYLAWPILIGQAKKGKTIAYKALGDAIGIHHRTVRYVLGLIQDYCLEEKLPPLTILIVNQSGKPGGGFIAWDVDNYDEGFNKVVEYNWDLIDNPFSYASDGERYDQLITTLIQKPEESEDVYVKVKTRGIAQSMFRDALLKTYKNKCAFTKLSFVSGLQAAHIIPWSKSSKSERMDIRNGILLNSFHHSLFDQGMITITDDYRIVFYDPDMDEGPYSEYDKLLTVNLHLKKMMLPKNKDHWPLAQYILRHYEIHEWSEYLPNRVRAGFTPALPTPPGIPASRDRAVHRRIH; encoded by the coding sequence ATGGCAGTAAATCAAGCTGAAAGAGCATATCTGGCGTGGCCAATTTTGATTGGACAGGCTAAGAAAGGTAAAACGATAGCGTATAAAGCACTTGGAGATGCTATCGGCATCCATCATCGAACTGTTAGATATGTCCTTGGACTTATACAAGATTACTGTTTAGAGGAAAAGCTACCACCTTTGACAATCCTTATTGTAAACCAATCTGGAAAACCAGGAGGTGGCTTTATAGCGTGGGACGTAGACAATTATGATGAGGGTTTCAATAAGGTCGTCGAGTATAATTGGGATTTAATAGATAATCCGTTCTCATATGCCAGTGACGGAGAACGATACGATCAACTTATAACTACTCTGATACAAAAACCAGAAGAGTCAGAAGATGTTTATGTTAAAGTTAAAACAAGGGGTATAGCCCAATCAATGTTTCGTGATGCTTTGCTAAAAACGTATAAGAATAAATGTGCATTCACCAAACTTTCATTTGTTTCTGGATTGCAAGCAGCACATATCATTCCTTGGTCTAAATCGTCAAAATCCGAACGGATGGATATTCGAAACGGGATATTATTAAACAGCTTTCATCACAGTCTGTTTGACCAAGGCATGATAACAATTACAGATGACTACAGAATCGTATTCTATGACCCTGATATGGATGAAGGACCGTATTCTGAATATGACAAACTGTTAACCGTCAATCTTCATTTAAAGAAAATGATGTTGCCAAAGAATAAAGACCATTGGCCTTTAGCTCAGTATATTTTAAGGCATTACGAAATTCATGAATGGAGTGAATATTTGCCTAATCGGGTAAGGGCGGGTTTCACTCCCGCCCTCCCCACACCACCCGGCATCCCGGCTAGCCGGGACCGGGCGGTTCATCGAAGGATTCACTAA